In uncultured Desulfobacter sp., one DNA window encodes the following:
- a CDS encoding MoaD/ThiS family protein, whose protein sequence is MIEINIDLFTTLYRYYPKGSGSLKVEKGTTAGGLIRKLGIPDGAVSLIFINGKRVMPDQELEESDQVGLFPLVAGG, encoded by the coding sequence ATGATTGAAATAAATATAGACCTGTTTACCACCCTTTATAGATATTATCCAAAGGGCTCGGGTTCCCTTAAGGTGGAAAAAGGCACAACTGCGGGCGGCTTGATCCGAAAGCTGGGTATCCCTGATGGGGCTGTCAGCCTGATTTTTATCAACGGCAAAAGAGTGATGCCTGACCAGGAACTAGAGGAAAGTGACCAGGTCGGGCTTTTTCCGCTGGTTGCCGGGGGATAA
- a CDS encoding PocR ligand-binding domain-containing protein produces MVMIRGVELFFSLFNNLAIFIALVTVYGYLLRNFRESVWFRRQIFMGISFGLFAIGCMFAQIPVFEGVIVDQRNAIIALSGAFGGPVSAVVSAFLAGGFRIYLGGGGTLAGVIGVSLAALSGIVLNRFPASFSSGRNAFSSSFFATLIILPGFLFIKDFHTGWTLMKAMAWPYGLAIFCGIMLVGLLLNREKKELAFEVALQENQERPQKEVLRRKAVEEELLRSRERLSLALSGANEGIWDWDIQKGTIYYDDRYYTMAGYEPNEFPGTFDEFTRRLHADDIEPTKSAIDRYFTGKMKTYKAEFRFLRKDGTYMWILSRGKIVSRDDQGNPLRFVGLHADLTERKKTEESLYLSRFIIDHANIGIYRIALDGRILEVNQKAAQLLGYTQKELSALSLFDIDPRVTKDWASNWRKLDSRSVRTIEREHIKKDGSVIFIELAGNIIEYKNQEYAIAFVQNITERKRMAQALENRILALTQPLGDVADIALEDLFNLSDIQQLQDLYAKAFGVAALITQPDGKPITQPSNFTDLCEKIIRKTKKGCEKCNYSDSMVGRHNPDGPNIMACLSAGLWNAGASISVGGRHIANWLIGQVRNEALDEEKIVAYAHEIGVDENDFRAAYLQVPIMSDEQFKNAANVLFAVTRQLSLTAYQNVQQARFISQHKKDEEELRKLRNYLSNIINSMPSMLVAVDKEGRVTQWNRQTEQVTGLKFKEAQAQSLAKVFPRLSDEMENIHTSIRERRVIKSPKISRKVDQEIYYEDITIFPLVANGVEGAVIRIDNVTELVRMEEMMIQSEKMLSVGGLAAGMAHEINNPLASMMQTAQVMSQRLRAGANIPANLKAAEAAGITMASIERFMEDRGIQRMIEAITSSGQRVSETVNNMLSFARKEDATTSTHHLYKILDKTIELAATDYDLKKEYDFKKIEIIREYDDNLPAVPCQTGKIQQVVLNILTNGAQAMQSAGITEPKFIIRTYLDSVKNMSCIEIEDNGPGMDERIRKQIFDPFFTTKPKGVGTGLGLSVSYFIITKNHKGEMTVESNPGTGAKFIIRLPLYG; encoded by the coding sequence ATGGTAATGATCCGTGGCGTTGAATTATTTTTTTCACTGTTCAATAATCTGGCTATATTTATCGCCTTGGTAACAGTATACGGATATCTGCTCCGCAATTTTAGGGAATCCGTCTGGTTCAGGCGCCAGATATTTATGGGAATTTCCTTCGGCCTGTTTGCCATTGGCTGCATGTTCGCCCAAATTCCTGTTTTTGAAGGCGTTATCGTGGACCAAAGAAATGCCATCATCGCCCTAAGCGGGGCATTTGGCGGACCGGTTTCCGCTGTGGTCAGCGCATTCCTGGCCGGGGGATTCCGAATTTACCTTGGCGGAGGCGGGACATTGGCCGGGGTTATCGGCGTATCTCTGGCTGCACTATCCGGAATCGTGTTGAACCGTTTTCCCGCAAGCTTTTCTTCAGGTCGAAACGCCTTTAGCAGTTCATTTTTTGCCACCCTGATCATCCTGCCGGGCTTTCTTTTTATTAAGGATTTCCACACGGGGTGGACTTTAATGAAAGCCATGGCTTGGCCATACGGCCTGGCCATCTTTTGCGGGATTATGCTGGTGGGCCTCCTGCTTAACCGAGAAAAAAAAGAGCTTGCTTTTGAGGTGGCGCTGCAGGAGAACCAAGAGCGGCCCCAAAAAGAGGTCCTTCGGCGAAAGGCTGTGGAGGAGGAACTGCTCCGGAGCCGGGAACGGTTGAGCCTGGCCTTGTCAGGGGCCAACGAAGGCATATGGGACTGGGATATCCAAAAAGGCACCATATACTATGATGACCGTTATTACACGATGGCAGGATATGAACCCAATGAATTCCCAGGAACCTTTGACGAATTTACAAGGCGCCTACATGCAGATGATATCGAGCCGACCAAATCGGCCATTGACCGCTATTTTACAGGAAAAATGAAAACATATAAGGCGGAGTTCAGGTTTCTGCGTAAGGACGGCACCTATATGTGGATACTGTCGAGAGGAAAAATTGTTTCCAGGGATGACCAGGGGAATCCCTTGCGTTTTGTCGGCCTTCATGCCGATCTCACCGAACGGAAAAAGACAGAGGAATCCCTGTATCTTTCCCGATTCATTATTGACCACGCCAATATCGGAATCTATCGTATCGCTCTGGATGGCCGGATTTTGGAGGTCAACCAAAAAGCCGCACAACTTCTCGGCTATACGCAAAAAGAACTGTCGGCTCTTTCTTTGTTCGACATTGATCCGAGGGTTACTAAAGACTGGGCTTCCAATTGGCGTAAATTGGATAGCCGGAGTGTACGCACCATAGAACGGGAGCACATCAAAAAGGACGGTTCCGTGATTTTCATTGAGTTGGCCGGCAACATTATAGAATACAAGAACCAAGAATATGCCATTGCCTTTGTTCAGAACATTACCGAACGCAAACGAATGGCCCAAGCCCTTGAAAATCGTATCCTGGCCCTGACCCAGCCGCTTGGAGATGTCGCAGACATTGCCTTGGAAGACCTGTTTAATCTATCCGATATCCAGCAGCTCCAGGACCTGTATGCCAAGGCCTTTGGCGTGGCAGCCCTAATCACCCAGCCTGACGGCAAACCGATCACCCAGCCGAGCAACTTTACGGATCTGTGTGAAAAAATTATTCGAAAAACAAAAAAAGGCTGCGAAAAGTGCAATTACTCCGACTCAATGGTCGGACGCCATAATCCCGATGGCCCCAATATCATGGCCTGTCTGAGTGCAGGCCTGTGGAACGCAGGCGCCAGTATTTCCGTCGGCGGGCGCCATATTGCCAACTGGCTGATCGGTCAGGTCCGGAACGAAGCCCTGGATGAGGAAAAAATTGTAGCCTATGCCCATGAAATCGGTGTCGACGAAAATGACTTCCGTGCGGCCTACCTCCAGGTCCCCATCATGTCGGATGAGCAATTCAAGAACGCGGCAAACGTGCTCTTTGCGGTGACCCGGCAGCTCTCACTTACGGCATATCAAAATGTTCAACAGGCCCGGTTTATTTCACAGCATAAGAAGGACGAAGAAGAACTGCGCAAATTACGAAACTATCTCTCCAATATCATTAATTCCATGCCGTCCATGCTTGTTGCGGTGGACAAAGAAGGCCGGGTAACTCAATGGAACCGTCAGACGGAACAAGTCACCGGACTGAAGTTCAAGGAGGCCCAAGCCCAATCCCTGGCCAAGGTGTTTCCCCGCCTAAGCGACGAGATGGAAAACATACATACATCTATCCGGGAACGTCGGGTGATCAAATCGCCTAAAATCTCCCGTAAGGTGGACCAGGAAATTTACTACGAAGATATCACCATTTTCCCCCTGGTGGCTAATGGCGTGGAAGGCGCCGTGATCCGGATAGATAACGTGACAGAGCTGGTTCGAATGGAAGAGATGATGATACAGAGTGAGAAGATGCTTTCCGTCGGGGGGCTTGCCGCCGGCATGGCCCACGAAATCAACAATCCCCTTGCCAGTATGATGCAGACCGCCCAGGTAATGTCACAACGGCTTAGGGCCGGCGCCAATATCCCAGCCAACTTAAAAGCGGCTGAAGCCGCAGGCATTACCATGGCGTCCATTGAACGATTCATGGAAGACAGAGGCATACAAAGGATGATTGAAGCCATAACTTCCTCTGGACAACGAGTATCCGAGACGGTGAATAATATGCTCAGTTTTGCTCGAAAAGAAGACGCGACCACATCCACCCATCATCTATACAAAATCCTGGACAAAACCATTGAACTGGCAGCCACCGATTACGACTTAAAAAAAGAGTATGACTTTAAGAAAATTGAGATCATCAGGGAATATGATGATAATCTGCCTGCCGTCCCCTGTCAGACCGGCAAAATTCAGCAGGTAGTCCTAAACATCCTGACCAACGGTGCCCAGGCTATGCAGAGCGCAGGGATTACGGAGCCCAAGTTCATTATCCGGACCTATCTCGATTCAGTTAAGAATATGTCCTGTATCGAGATAGAGGACAACGGGCCTGGAATGGATGAAAGAATCCGAAAGCAGATATTTGATCCATTTTTCACCACCAAGCCGAAGGGCGTGGGAACTGGTCTTGGACTGAGTGTCTCCTATTTCATTATCACCAAAAATCATAAAGGGGAAATGACAGTCGAATCTAATCCGGGAACAGGAGCCAAATTCATTATTCGCCTGCCTTTATACGGATGA
- a CDS encoding thiolase family protein, translated as MKDAYIVQSVRTPGCKQKKGLFSQTRPEELISFIMKEAVERTPNLKFEDIDDVMLGCAFPEAEQGLNLGRIAAKMAGFPDEVSGATVNRFCASGLEAIALASMRVTAGWSDICIGAGCESMTFVPMGGNVPRPHPEYSKTNPEMYVSMGITAENVAERYNVSREDQDAFAAQSQAKALAARDGGNFIEIIPTPAYKYVAQPDGTYKKETFIVEHDDGIRASTPEGLAKLGAVFKVNGTVTAGNSSQTTDGAAATIVASKEKCEEFGLTPIARLIGYTTVGCKADEMGVGPKYAIPKVLKQVGMTIDDIDIYEINEAFASQALHCIRELGLEKYMDKINIHGGAIALGHPLGCTGAKLTATCIANLKEVGGKYGIVSMCVGGGMGAAAVFEKL; from the coding sequence ATGAAAGACGCATATATAGTACAATCCGTACGGACCCCGGGCTGCAAGCAAAAAAAAGGATTGTTCAGCCAGACCCGGCCTGAAGAGCTGATTTCTTTTATTATGAAGGAAGCGGTTGAAAGAACCCCTAATCTGAAATTCGAAGATATTGACGATGTCATGCTGGGCTGCGCCTTCCCCGAAGCGGAACAGGGCCTGAATCTGGGTCGGATTGCAGCCAAAATGGCAGGCTTCCCGGATGAGGTCTCCGGAGCGACGGTGAACCGGTTTTGTGCATCCGGCCTTGAAGCCATCGCCCTGGCTTCGATGCGGGTAACTGCAGGCTGGTCTGACATATGCATCGGTGCAGGCTGTGAGTCCATGACCTTTGTGCCCATGGGCGGAAACGTTCCCCGGCCCCATCCGGAATATTCAAAAACCAATCCAGAAATGTACGTATCCATGGGGATCACCGCTGAAAACGTCGCTGAGCGCTATAATGTCTCCAGGGAAGATCAGGATGCCTTTGCCGCTCAGTCCCAGGCCAAGGCCTTGGCAGCCAGGGATGGTGGAAATTTTATCGAAATCATCCCCACTCCGGCCTACAAATATGTTGCCCAGCCTGACGGAACGTATAAAAAAGAGACCTTTATTGTTGAACATGATGACGGCATCCGGGCCTCCACACCGGAGGGGTTAGCCAAACTGGGCGCGGTGTTCAAGGTTAATGGAACCGTTACTGCCGGAAACTCCTCCCAGACCACGGACGGGGCGGCAGCCACCATCGTCGCGTCCAAGGAAAAGTGCGAAGAATTTGGCCTGACCCCCATTGCCAGGCTGATTGGCTATACCACAGTGGGCTGCAAGGCGGATGAAATGGGCGTAGGTCCCAAATATGCCATCCCCAAAGTGCTTAAACAGGTGGGAATGACCATTGACGACATCGACATTTATGAAATCAATGAGGCCTTTGCCTCCCAGGCGTTGCATTGCATCCGGGAACTTGGCCTTGAAAAATACATGGATAAAATCAACATTCACGGCGGTGCCATCGCCTTGGGCCACCCTTTGGGATGCACCGGTGCCAAACTGACCGCCACATGCATTGCCAACCTCAAGGAAGTTGGCGGCAAATATGGTATTGTTTCCATGTGTGTCGGTGGCGGTATGGGAGCTGCAGCCGTATTTGAAAAACTTTGA
- a CDS encoding DUF4405 domain-containing protein — MTKKTIRTNLLPALTLTFFIVALTGIMMMFHLGIGGIKPLHEWISVIFLILCIIHLALNWKIFLVHLKKGPAIVSIILICILSLLLLTRGGGNDRGGRHGHYGTGRGFYSNHNR, encoded by the coding sequence ATGACAAAAAAAACGATTCGAACCAACCTGCTCCCGGCCCTGACACTGACGTTCTTCATTGTTGCGCTGACCGGCATTATGATGATGTTCCATCTTGGCATCGGTGGCATAAAACCCCTTCATGAATGGATAAGCGTTATTTTTCTGATTCTATGTATTATCCACCTGGCTCTCAATTGGAAAATTTTTTTGGTCCACCTGAAAAAAGGGCCCGCCATTGTCTCAATCATCCTCATTTGCATTTTATCTCTCCTGCTGCTCACCCGCGGGGGAGGTAACGACAGAGGCGGTCGTCATGGACATTACGGAACGGGCAGAGGATTCTATTCAAATCACAACCGTTGA